From a region of the Syngnathoides biaculeatus isolate LvHL_M chromosome 2, ASM1980259v1, whole genome shotgun sequence genome:
- the LOC133490395 gene encoding uncharacterized protein LOC133490395 — protein MHHLQNVTWKQDKAEPKMITKKVEELAMFINPAVPKSDTLDLIMGNAKNWGYNTLLILENHYKDTICETLGDIFEAGIPNWRELFDVATRWAYRNTPNLKKEIIEQAEALFVATSTNNLEWELERTNQQNTEQPTNTNTDHDPDTQPQEAGPPNLNTENTQTTVTIHIEDNSTTETGHIPTDDREQHTLTKPTETRGTMTEAKWEWSPIPTEPRNSPEPRDQRPTRPRTDKNTCVIPEGSRLMEISREEAIPQTEQNPAESSDGDLGELLMELARENEDPPTPAMEQSTTSTPSSTSKLRQLELSSSSFTPRATTTRDHDGGRNAPLNTSELRQLELTSGSFTPGTPQETTLQDDDGGISTPTTSQQALLKVRKHLRTQQKMKVWQLRVLEKNCHNWGLQPEQNTELFHPDLQIESYPGANFHHTASILSKTKDGEQAEQLVLSFGINCRCQKIKKTTIKQIQTALRTARIQFPNARIWIQELNFSNELPEKECLGLCELNKYIRKNTNCIPKIKPADFTTGKDHIHWTKTTATYILEHWANHLNL, from the coding sequence ATGCATCATCTGCAAAATGTCACCTGGAAACAAGATAAGGCAGAACCCAAAATGATAACCAAAAAGGTCGAGGAATTGGCCATGTTTATCAACCCAGCTGTCCCCAAGTCAGATACGTTGGACTTGATCATGGGCAATGCAAAAAACTGGGGGTACAACACCTTATTGATCCTAGAAAACCATTACAAAGACACTATCTGTGAAACACTAGGTGACATTTTTGAAGCAGGTATCCCTAATTGGAGGGAACTGTTTGATGTAGCCACACGTTGGGCGTATAGAAATACACCCAAtctcaaaaaagaaataattgagCAAGCGGAGGCTCTGTTTGTGGCTACATCAACGAATAATTTAGAATGGGAACTCGAACGGACTAACCAACAAAACACTGAACAACCGACGAATACTAACACTGACCACGACCCTGACACACAACCACAAGAGGCGGGGCCACCGAACCTCAACACAGAAAACACACAGACTACAGTAACTATACACATAGAGGACAACTCCACCACCGAAACAGGCCACATCCCAACCGACGATCGGGAGCAGCACACCCTGACCAAACCGACTGAAACAAGAGGAACTATGACAGAGGCAAAGTGGGAATGGTCCCCAATACCAACGGAACCGAGGAACAGCCCGGAACCGAGAGACCAACGACCCACACGCCCCAGAACCGACAAAAACACCTGCGTGATCCCAGAAGGCAGCAGGCTAATGGAGATCTCCCGAGAAGAGGCGATTCCACAGACAGAACAGAACCCAGCGGAGTCCAGCGACGGGGACCTTGGGGAACTCTTGATGGAGTTGGCGAGGGAGAACGAAGATCCTCCGACACCGGCCATGGAACAATCGACGACGAGCACACCCTCCAGCACCTCAAAACTGAGGCAGTTGGaactgtcgtcgtcgtcgttcacaCCACGAGCGACGACGACTCGAGACCACGACGGAGGAAGGAACGCACCCCTCaacacctcagaactgaggcagttggaactgacatCGGGGTCGTTCACACCTGGAACACCGCAAGAGACGACGCTTCAAGACGACGACGGAGGAATCTCCACGCCAACTACATCGCAACAAGCACTCCTCAAGGTCCGCAAGCATCTAAGGACTCAACAAAAAATGAAGGTCTGGCAGCTGAGGGTCTTGGAAAAAAACTGTCATAATTGGGGACTCCAACCTGAACAGAATACCGAACTTTTCCATCCCGATTTACAAATTGAAAGTTACCCGGGAGCCAATTTTCACCACACAGCTTCAATCCTGTCCAAAACCAAGGATGGCGAGCAAGCCGAACAACTGGTCTTGTCCTTCGGCATCAACTGTCGGTGCCAAAAGATCAAAAAGACGactataaaacaaatacaaacagcGTTGCGCACAGCCAGAATACAATTCCCCAATGCTCGCATCTGGATCCAGGAATTGAATTTCTCAAATGAACTGCCTGAAAAAGAATGCCTAGGACTTTGTGAACTCAACAAATACATCAGGAAAAACACCAACTGCATTCCCAAAATTAAACCGGCAGACTTCACAACGGGGAAGGACCACATCCACTGgaccaaaacaacagcaacgtACATTTTGGAACACTGGGCGAATCATTTAAACTTGTGA